The genomic region TTCTTGTAGATATTGCGTACCTCGTCCAGATATTGGTAGCTGCGCGCACCCGGGGTTTCGCCGTGGGCGTCGCCCACGCTGGCGACATCCACGCCCATGAGCTTGAGCTTGGTGCTCATGTCGGCACCTTGGAACGTCATGGCTGCATCGCCGGAAAGGTGGGCGCAGGCGATACGTGCCATGTCGTAGCCGGGTGCAACCAGGCCGTAGAGCTGGCCGTTCCAGTTCGCGCACTCGCCGATCGCATAAATATCGTGGTCGCTGGAGCGGCAGAACTCGTCAATCGCAATGCCGCCGCGTGCGCCGATGACGAGGCCGGATTCGCGCGCCAGTTCGTCGCGGGGGCGGATGCCGGCAGAGAACACGATCATGTCTGTCTCGAGCCAGGTTTCGTCGAAGAAGACCATGCGATGGCGCGCAGTGGCACCGTCGGTGATATTGACGGTGTTGCGGCTGGTATGCACATGCACGCCCAGCTCCTCGATCTTGGTGCGCAGTACGCGCCCGCCGATGTCGTCAACCTGCACAGCCATCAGGCGCGGCGCGAATTCCACGACATGGGTATCCAGCCCCATGTCGCGCAAAGCCTTGGCGCATTCCAGGCCGAGCAGGCCGCCGCCGACTACGACGCCGCTCTTGGCTGTCGCTCCTGCTGCGGTCATCGCTTCCAGATCTTCGATGGTGCGGTAGACGAAGCAGTGCTCGCGGTCGCGTCCGGGGACAGGCGGTACGAAAGGCACGGAACCCGTGGCCAGGACCAGTTTGTCGTACGGCAGCACGGTGCCGTCGGCCAGGCTGAGACAGCGCTGGTGGCGGTCGATGTGGGTGGCGCGGGCGTTCAGGCGCAGCTCCAGGCCTGGCCGGTCATAAAAGCCGGGCTCGACCAGAGAAAGGTTTTCAGCCGTGCTACCGGAGAAGAAGCTGGACAGGTGTACGCGATCATAAGCAGGACGGGGTTCTTCGCCCAGTACCGTCACTTGCAGTTTGGCGGCGGCAAGGTCAGGATGGCGCTTGACCAGCTCCTGCACAAAATAGTGCCCCACCATGCCGTTGCCGACGACCACTATACGGGTGTATTCATTCATCGCGGTGTTTCCCATCAGGTTGAAGCATGTCGGCACATGGCACTCGTTTCGCCATGGCCAGGCATTGCTGTTTCGTAAGCCCAAAAACAAAAACGGCGTCCATGGCTTATGCAGCAACTGCCTGGAGGGCAGCACTAAACAAGCCATGGACGCCGTTGTCCACAACAGGATTTCCAGACCTGCGGAAATCCCTTGCTAGAAAAACTCATTGCCATCGACAATGATTTGCTATGAGATAAGCAACAGGCATGCCAATACACGGGAGGCTGCAATCACGCGCTGGCGCAAAATGCCTTAAACCTTTTTCCTGTATGGGTTTTCTGGCTGTAGGCACGTCTCGCTGGCTGTTTGCAGAGATGCCGGGATCAGTAGGTCGATTCGGCATGATGCACATTCATGACGCACCTGAAGGAAATTGCACCAGAATGGTTCTTTTGTTAATGGGAATTATTTTCACGCCAGGCCCGAGTAGCCCCAGGTAAACAGGCATGGTCAAGAGACGCACAGCAGGTAGACCAGGATGATGTTGACCAGAAGCGAGCATACCGTCAGCCACTGCCATTGCTGCAGTCGCCCACGCGCGAGCAGCGGAGTGCGCTGCACGGGCAGGATGGGGCGGATTTCGCCGACTTCCAGCGCCAGCAGCATTTCCTCCGCAGTCTCAAAGCGGGAGGCCGGGTTACGCGCCACGGCCTTGAGGATGATGTTTTCCAGCCAACCGGGAATGTCGGGGCGGTAGCGGGTGGGCGGCACGGGTTCGCCGAAGCGCGGGTGCTGGAACGGCTCGATCTCGCCGTAAGGGTATTGGCGTGTCAGCAGATGGTAGAGCGTGACGCCTGCCGCAAAAAGGTCGCTGCGCACGGAGGCCGCTTCCCCGGCCTCGAACAATTCCGGGGCCATGAAGCTGGGGGTGCCGGGGTTGGACATCGCCGCCGCCTGCGCCTGGTGACCGCCGGAGGCCACGCCGAGATCGAGGATGCGCAAGCGGCCGTCCCTGCCCATGTGCAGGTTGGCGGGCTTGATGTCGCGGTGCAGGATATGCAGCCGGTGCAGGGCACCGAGCCCGCGCAGCATGTCTATGCCGATGCGCGTGATGCCGGCCGTCGTGAAGTGGTGCCCGTGCTGCAGGCGATAGTCCAGGGTCGCCCCCTCGTGCCAGCTCATGACGTAATAGAGCTTGCTGCGCTGGCTGGCATCGAGCGGCAGCACCTGCGGCAGGTATTGCGACATGACGCGCTTGGCGAGCCATTCCTCGTTGAGCAGGGCCTGACAACTTTCGTGGTCCTCAGCCAGCACAGGCTGCAGGGTCTTCAGCACCCACAGCTGGCCGCTGTGACGGTGCCTGACTTTATATACCAGGCTGGTGCGGGATTGGTGCAGGCGTTCCAGGATCTCGACATCATCGAGATGGTCTCCAGTCTTGAGCCTGGGCGGCAATGCGAGCTGGCAGGCTGCTGCCAGGTGGTCGGTGAGCGTTTCCTCGCCCGGCCTGACCACGCGTACCACCACTACCGTGGCGTTATCGCTGCCGCCGGCCGCCAGCGCCAAGCGTGTGAGTTCGTCGCAGCTGCGCTGCGGATGGTCGTACAGTTCCAGAGTGTGGTGGATGACAGCTTGCTCCAGGGCAGCCCACACGCCATCGGTCATCAAGGCGTAGACATCGCCGGCCTGTATGCCGCCTTCCGCGTAGTCCACGCTGAGCTGCTGGTCCAGGCCTACCGCGCGCTTGAGCACGTGGCGCATATCCGGCCTGTCCCAGACATGGTCGGTGGTGAGCAGCTCCAGTTTTCCGGTGCGCAGGCGGTATAGGCGGCTGTCACCCACGTGTCCTGAATAATAGCGCTGGCCGCGCAATACCAGCAGTGACAGCGTCGTTGCCATGCCCGCCATCTCGCGGTGCTGGGATGCCTGCGCAAGCACCCAGCGGTTGGCGGCTACGATCACCTTGTCCAGTGCCGCCGGGATTTCCCAGGTGTCAGGGGTGGCGTAGTAGTCTGTCAGCAGGCTGCGTACAGTCATCTCAGCGGCTTCGCGCCCGCCGGCATTGCCACTGACGCCGTCGGCCACGGCAAAGATGGCACCCTTGACATCAAGGACGGCGCCGGTAGGGGTCACCATGCCCGCAAAGTCTTCGTTGCGTTCACGCTGTCCGGTGACCGAGCTCGACCCCGTCGTAAATTCCAGTGTCACCGGTCCGCTACACCCTGGCGCTGGTGACAGCGGCAGAGCCCCAGGTGGTACGCCAGCGCTTCTTGACCAGTGTCAGGCCGAACAGGGCGACGACTGCCAGGCTGGCGAATACGGCCAGGCCGAGCTGGTAGCTGCCGGTGACTTGCTTGGAATATCCCAGGCTGGAAGCCAGATAGAAGCCGCCAATGCCGCCTGCCATGCCGATCAGGCCGGTCATCACGCCGATTTCCTTGCGGAAACGCTGGGGTACGAGCTGGAATACTGCACCGTTGCCCATGCCAAGTGAGATCATCGCCAATACCACGATGGCCAGCCCTGCCAGTTGCTGGCCCAGGCCAACACTGAGAATGAACAGGAAAACCGCCGCCAGGATATACATGGCGCTCAGCGTGCGGATGCCGCCGATGCGGTCAGCCAGGTTGCCGCCGATAGGCCGGACGAAAGAGCCGGCAAATACGCAGGCCGCAGTGAAATAGCCTGCATGCACCGGGTCCAGGCCATACTGGTCGTTGAAGTAGATCGTGAGCGAGGAGGCCATGCCGACGAAACCGCCGAAGGTGACGCTATAGAAGAACATGAACCACCAGGCATCCTTGTCCTTGAGCACGGCCAGGTACTGGCTCAGCGACTTGCCCGCTGGCGGATTGGGCGCATCCTTGGCGAATACCATGTAGACGACCAAGGCGATGCCCAGTGGGATCAACGCCAACCCGAAGACGTTATGCCAGCCGAATGCGAGCGCAAGGCCCGGGGCGAACAGGGCGGCGAGGGCGGTGCCGGAATTGCCCGCACCGGCGATACCCAGGGCGGTGCCTTGGTGCTCAGGCGGATACCAGCGCGAAGCCAGCGGCAGGGCGACGGCGAACGAGGCGCCGGCAAAGCCCAGGAACACGCCCAGCAACAATGCCTGCTGGTAGGAGTGGACGCCATGCAGCCAGGCGAAGGCCAGGGCCGCCAGCACGATCAACTGGCCGATCAGCCCGGCCTTCTTCGGCTGGATCTGATCCACCAGTACGCCCATGACCAAGCGCAGCAGGGCGCCTGTCAGTACCGGCGTGGCCACCATCATGCCTTTCTGTGCGGGAGTCAGGGCCAGATCGGCGGCCATTTGTACCGCGAGCGGACCCAGCAGTACCCAGACCATGAAGCTGAGGTCGAAATAGAGGAAAGCGGAGAACAGGGTCGGTTTGTGTCCTGCCTGCCAAAAACTTTTTTGCATGATATTTCCTTGAGTCAGGGATGGAGAACGCCAGCCGTGGATGATTTCGGTGCTGTCGTCCTGTTTATGCCGCGATTGAAATAGATTGCAGCAGCGCCTTGCCGTGGGCCAGCCGGACCACGTCGCCGACCACGATAATGGCCGGGCTGGCGAGGCCTGCCTGCTGCACTGCCGTCGCCAGCAAGGACAATGTGCTGGTGATGTGCCGCTGCTGGGGGAGGGAGCCGTGCTGGATCGCCGCTGCCGGGGTATCCGGCGCCATGCCGGCCGCCAGCAGTTCGCGAGTGATGCTGGCGAGGTGTTTCATGCCCATGTAGATCACCAGCGTGGTGCCGCTTTGCGCCAGGGCCTGCCAATTCTGCCCGCTCTCACCATCCTGCAGGTGGCCGGTGACGAAGCTCACGCCGTGCGTGTAGGCACGATGGGTGACCGGGATGCCCAGGGTGGCCGGCACGGCAATACCGCTGGTGACGCCGGGAATCACCTCCACTTCGATGCCTGCGGCCCGCAGCTCCAGCATTTCCTCGCCGCCGCGGCCGAACAGGAAGGGGTCCCCGCCTTTCAGCCTGACCACGGTCTGGCCTTGCTCTGCCAGTGCCGCCATCAGGCGGTTGATGAAGTGTTGTGGCGTGGATTTGCAGCCGCCACGCTTACCGACCTCGATGACGCGGGCGTGCGGCGCATGCCGGAGAATGTCGCGATTGACCAGGTCGTCCACGAGGACAACCTCCGCCTGCTGCATGGCCTTGACTGCCTTCAGTGTCATGAGCTCCGGGTCGCCGGGCCCGGCGCCTATCAAATAAACTTTTCCTGCCATGGTGTGCCTGTGCCAACAATACTTGGTTAAAAACTGTCTGGATTGACCAACTTGGCGTTGGCCGCTGTTCCGTTGCCTCATGGGTGATATTCCCCGTTCTTCACCGCCTGCAGCACCAGCTCGTCAAGCTCGCTCGTGATATTGGCCAGAACGCTGGCCACGACGGAAAACTCCTTTCCGGCCTCGCCAGCCCTGGCAGCGATGATCTTGGCATTCACGGATACGATCTTGGCCTGCTTGGTGATGCGCTGGATGTTTTCCATCAGGTCCCGCTGCTGCTTCTGGTGCAAGCTGGCATGTTGCCGGGCTTCGTTCTCGTACACCTGGGTGATCTGGTTGAGGATGGTCACCATGGGGGTCGCGTATTGCCCCAGCCTGTCGATCAAAACGGTCGATGGAGTGTTGGCATCAAGCGCCTGCAATGCCTGCCCGGCATGCTCGATAAATGCCCTGATGCGGGCGTCAGCCTTGCTGTCCCCGAGGTATGCATCTTGCAGCGCCAGCGAGAAGAGGCCGGGTAGTTGTTGGTTGCCATGCACGAGATCGTGGTGCGTGGCGGTAAATAGTTGCAAGGCTTCCTGGGCAGTGGCCTTGGCAGCCTGATCTCCCTGGCTGGCGAGGATGGTATTGAGGATGATGCGTTGCGACAGCATGCGTTGCCTGCCGGCAAGGTTGATGAGTGAGCCGAACGTTTCCGCACCGAGCGGCGGGGCGGTGTCGGCGGAGGGCTTCGAGTGGCGCATGTTCATTTGGCGTATGGCAGATTGCATGGTCATGGGGGTTTCGTTTCTTAGTGCAAAGATGCTGTATGTCGGCTTTAAGAACGGCGAACAAAGCCCAGGGAAGTGATCGGTTTTGTTCGCCGCAAGCATGATCAGAAGGTATACATCATGGTGAGCCAGAGTTTTTCCGTATCGCGCACCCGGCCCGCGGCATTGTTGCCTGGCAAGGCGGTATATTGATCCTTCTCGGAATACTTGCCGTACTCCAGTTTGGTCATCAGGTGTGCGTTGACGTGATAGGTGACGGCGGCATTCCATTCCGTCCCGTACTGATCGCCGAATCCCCCGCCCACGGTATTGAAGCGGTCATCCGACTTGATGACGTGATAATCGGCAAAAAACTGGAAGTCGCCGATCTTATAGGTTGCCGTGATGAATGTATCCTGGATGCCTTCCGGTGGGGTGGTCAGGAATTTGTCCACCCAGCCCTGGAACAGGTGGTTGGTGCCGAACGGGGTCTGGAAGCCATAGCGGCCATTGTTGCTGGACAGCAGTTCCTGGTCGGCGCGCAGCGAGAAGTTGCCATAGGCCGCGCCGCCGCCCAGCTTGTAGTAATGGGCATCGATGCGGGAGTCGCCGCCGCTGTAATCGGTCTGCTTGGCATATTCCACCGTGTAGAGCCCTTTCCAGTCGGGCGTGAACGCATGTGCGCCGTCCAGCCGAACCCCCAGGGTCTTGTGGCCCTGGTCGGCTTCCTGGTTGATGTTGCCGTTCTTGCCGGCGGCAATGCCGCCCGTTCCTGCCGCGTTGCCAAACCATGCGCGGCCGAAGCCGAGGTCGTCGAAACTGGAGAAATAGCCGTAGCCCGTCAGGGATTCGGTTGGTGAGATACGGTATTTCAGGTTGACGATTTCGAGTGCGCCGTCGGAGCGCAGCTTGGTGGTGATCTGTTTCACGCGCTCGATATGGCCGACATAGATTTCAGTGTTGGGCAGCGACTTGTTCAACAAGGTGACGCCATCGAACACCTGCATGACCTGGCGGAAGGCGATATCACCGATGAAGCGAACGTTGTCCAGGTTGATCTGCTGGCGGCCGATACGTAGCCGGTTGTTCTTGATGCCGGTCCAGTCGACGTACAACTGATTGATGTCGGTATCGTCCGGGTCGACAATCTTGGCGTAGTCGAGCTTCCCGGGCTGGTTGGAGATGCTGTTGATCAATGTGCCATTGGTGCTGTCATTGAAGTCGTCCTGGAACTTGCTGACGTCGATGATCTGCCCGGTAACGCTGAAATTTCGGTATGGCGCGGTTTGCCAGCCCACCAGGCTGCGCAGGGTCACGCCATTGGCATCCTTGAGCGGGCGGCCGCTCGGCGCGTTGCCGTCCTGCTCCACATGTTCGTAGCGTAGCCGGAAGCTGGTCAGGTTCTTGCCGGCCTTGACGGCATCCATGAACGTGTAATCCGATAAGACTTCTTCCGCTTGCGCCGGTCCGGCGGAGGCGAGTGCCAATCCCAACAGGCTGCCATAACAGACTTGACGCATCGTGAATCTGGAATTACTTTGCATGTGTTGCTCCTTTTCTCAGATGAGGGGTAACGGTAGTACCGGCCCGTCCTGCCCGACGGGCCTTCTTTTTTTAGGTCGCGCAGCGCACGTTCTGGTCAAGCCGCCTTGCGTGCGTGCCGTTCGTACAGGAATTTCAGCACTTCGCTGCGTAGGTGGTTGTACCGGCTGTCCTCCGCCAGTTGCAGCCGCTTGCGCGGGCGCTCCAGGTCCACTTCGAGGATTTCGCCGACTGTCGCGGCCGGGCCGTTGGTCATCATGACGATGCGGTCCGACAGCAGCACGGCTTCGTCCACATCGTGTGTGACCATGACGGCGGTGCAGCCGGACTGGGCCATGATGCCCATCAGTTCGTCCTGCAGGTGGGCCCGGGTCAGGGCGTCGAGCGCGCCGAAGGGTTCGTCCAGCAGCAAGACCTTGGGCTCCATCGCCAGCGCGCGGGCAATGCCCACACGCTGTTTCATGCCGCCGGAGATTTCATTCGGACGCTTGTCCGCGGCATGGGCCAGCCCTACCAGCGTGATGGCGTCCTGGGTGCGTTGCTTGAGTTTTGCCTTGCCTTCCTTGGCTCCGAACACACGCTCCACCGCCAGGTGGACGTTTTCCGCGCACGTCAGCCATGGCAGCAGTGAATGGTTCTGGAACACGATGGCGCGATCCGGCCCCGGCCCGGCGATCTCGCGCCCGGCGCAGAACAGGTTGCCTTGCGTCGGGCGCAGCAGGCCGCCGATCAGGTTGAGCACGGTGGATTTGCCGCAGCCCGAGTGGCCGATGATGGAAATGAATTCGCCTTCGCGGATGCTGATATTGACGTCCTTCAACGCTTCGAATGTGCCTTTTTTGGTGAAGAAGGTCATGTCGATGTTCTCGAGCTGTACGTAGCGTTCCTGTATGATTTTTTCCATGATGGCCTCGTGTTATTCGTAGCTGAAACGTTGTGCAATGGAGGTGAGCGCCACTTCCAGCAGCAGGCCGACGATGCCCACCACGAAGATGGCGATGATGATGTGCTCGACGTTGAGGTTGTTCCATTCATCCCAGACCCAGAAGCCGATACCGACGCCGCCGGTAAGCATTTCTGCAGCGACGATCACCAGCCATGCCACGCCGATGGACAGGCGCACACCGGTCATCATGTAGGGCAGGACGAAGGGGAACAGGATCTTGGTGATGATCTTCCATTCCGACAGATTGAGCACGCGGGCGACATTCATGTAGTCCTGCGGCACCTTGGAAACACCTACCGCTGTATTGATGATCATCGGCCAGATGGCGGAAATGAAGATCACCCAGATGGCAGCAGGATCAGCGGCTTTGAACACCAGCAGGCCGATCGGCAGCCAGGCCAGGGGGGACACCGGGCGCAGGATGCCGATCACGGGAGCGGCCATGCGCGAGATGAACTGGAACCTGCCGATGACGAATCCCAGCGGGATGCCGACCAGGGCTGCGAGGCCGAAGCCTAGCGCGACGCGTTGCAGCGAGGCGAGAATGTTCCAGCCTATGCCCTGGTCATTGGGGTCGTTGACGTAAAACGGATCACTGAACAGCGCCGTTGCCGCGTGCCAGGTGGAAGCCGGGCCCGGCAGGTTGGGGGATTGGTGTGAAATCAGCGTCCAGACGGCAAGCAGCAGCAACAGGCCGGACACGGGCGGCAGCATCCATTCGAAGAATGCGCGCGACTTCAAGGCCAGGACGCCGGGACGGGTTGCCGCCGGTTTGGCGGCGGTTGTCTGTTTGACGATGGTTTGATCGCTTTTCATGATGGTTTTGATGTCTTCCTTGTTGATACTGACTGAGCTCATAATCGGTTGCCTCGCATCACTTTGTTGGGTTGGCGGACGGGCAGTGCCCCGGCCGCCACTGCTCCTGCTCAGGCCTTGATCTTGAAGGCGCTGGCATAGGCCTTGGGATCCTTGCCGTCCCATAGCACGCCGTCGATCAGCTTGCTGCTGCGCATCGGGTCGCTCGGTACGGCAATGCCCAGTGACTTGGCGGCCTCGGTATAGATATCGATGCGGTTGACCTTCTTGGTGATGGCAAGGTAATCCGGGTCCGTCTTCAGCAGGCCCCAGCGCTTGTGCTGGGTGAGGAACCACATGCCGTCCGATAGATAGGGGAAGGTCACCTTGCCGTCATTGAAGAACTTCATGTAGTT from Methylobacillus flagellatus KT harbors:
- a CDS encoding bifunctional protein-serine/threonine kinase/phosphatase; translated protein: MTLEFTTGSSSVTGQRERNEDFAGMVTPTGAVLDVKGAIFAVADGVSGNAGGREAAEMTVRSLLTDYYATPDTWEIPAALDKVIVAANRWVLAQASQHREMAGMATTLSLLVLRGQRYYSGHVGDSRLYRLRTGKLELLTTDHVWDRPDMRHVLKRAVGLDQQLSVDYAEGGIQAGDVYALMTDGVWAALEQAVIHHTLELYDHPQRSCDELTRLALAAGGSDNATVVVVRVVRPGEETLTDHLAAACQLALPPRLKTGDHLDDVEILERLHQSRTSLVYKVRHRHSGQLWVLKTLQPVLAEDHESCQALLNEEWLAKRVMSQYLPQVLPLDASQRSKLYYVMSWHEGATLDYRLQHGHHFTTAGITRIGIDMLRGLGALHRLHILHRDIKPANLHMGRDGRLRILDLGVASGGHQAQAAAMSNPGTPSFMAPELFEAGEAASVRSDLFAAGVTLYHLLTRQYPYGEIEPFQHPRFGEPVPPTRYRPDIPGWLENIILKAVARNPASRFETAEEMLLALEVGEIRPILPVQRTPLLARGRLQQWQWLTVCSLLVNIILVYLLCVS
- a CDS encoding nitrate/nitrite transporter — encoded protein: MQKSFWQAGHKPTLFSAFLYFDLSFMVWVLLGPLAVQMAADLALTPAQKGMMVATPVLTGALLRLVMGVLVDQIQPKKAGLIGQLIVLAALAFAWLHGVHSYQQALLLGVFLGFAGASFAVALPLASRWYPPEHQGTALGIAGAGNSGTALAALFAPGLALAFGWHNVFGLALIPLGIALVVYMVFAKDAPNPPAGKSLSQYLAVLKDKDAWWFMFFYSVTFGGFVGMASSLTIYFNDQYGLDPVHAGYFTAACVFAGSFVRPIGGNLADRIGGIRTLSAMYILAAVFLFILSVGLGQQLAGLAIVVLAMISLGMGNGAVFQLVPQRFRKEIGVMTGLIGMAGGIGGFYLASSLGYSKQVTGSYQLGLAVFASLAVVALFGLTLVKKRWRTTWGSAAVTSARV
- a CDS encoding type IV pili methyl-accepting chemotaxis transducer N-terminal domain-containing protein, with translation MTMQSAIRQMNMRHSKPSADTAPPLGAETFGSLINLAGRQRMLSQRIILNTILASQGDQAAKATAQEALQLFTATHHDLVHGNQQLPGLFSLALQDAYLGDSKADARIRAFIEHAGQALQALDANTPSTVLIDRLGQYATPMVTILNQITQVYENEARQHASLHQKQQRDLMENIQRITKQAKIVSVNAKIIAARAGEAGKEFSVVASVLANITSELDELVLQAVKNGEYHP
- a CDS encoding alginate export family protein, giving the protein MQSNSRFTMRQVCYGSLLGLALASAGPAQAEEVLSDYTFMDAVKAGKNLTSFRLRYEHVEQDGNAPSGRPLKDANGVTLRSLVGWQTAPYRNFSVTGQIIDVSKFQDDFNDSTNGTLINSISNQPGKLDYAKIVDPDDTDINQLYVDWTGIKNNRLRIGRQQINLDNVRFIGDIAFRQVMQVFDGVTLLNKSLPNTEIYVGHIERVKQITTKLRSDGALEIVNLKYRISPTESLTGYGYFSSFDDLGFGRAWFGNAAGTGGIAAGKNGNINQEADQGHKTLGVRLDGAHAFTPDWKGLYTVEYAKQTDYSGGDSRIDAHYYKLGGGAAYGNFSLRADQELLSSNNGRYGFQTPFGTNHLFQGWVDKFLTTPPEGIQDTFITATYKIGDFQFFADYHVIKSDDRFNTVGGGFGDQYGTEWNAAVTYHVNAHLMTKLEYGKYSEKDQYTALPGNNAAGRVRDTEKLWLTMMYTF
- a CDS encoding ABC transporter ATP-binding protein, yielding MEKIIQERYVQLENIDMTFFTKKGTFEALKDVNISIREGEFISIIGHSGCGKSTVLNLIGGLLRPTQGNLFCAGREIAGPGPDRAIVFQNHSLLPWLTCAENVHLAVERVFGAKEGKAKLKQRTQDAITLVGLAHAADKRPNEISGGMKQRVGIARALAMEPKVLLLDEPFGALDALTRAHLQDELMGIMAQSGCTAVMVTHDVDEAVLLSDRIVMMTNGPAATVGEILEVDLERPRKRLQLAEDSRYNHLRSEVLKFLYERHARKAA
- the ntrB gene encoding nitrate ABC transporter permease → MSSVSINKEDIKTIMKSDQTIVKQTTAAKPAATRPGVLALKSRAFFEWMLPPVSGLLLLLAVWTLISHQSPNLPGPASTWHAATALFSDPFYVNDPNDQGIGWNILASLQRVALGFGLAALVGIPLGFVIGRFQFISRMAAPVIGILRPVSPLAWLPIGLLVFKAADPAAIWVIFISAIWPMIINTAVGVSKVPQDYMNVARVLNLSEWKIITKILFPFVLPYMMTGVRLSIGVAWLVIVAAEMLTGGVGIGFWVWDEWNNLNVEHIIIAIFVVGIVGLLLEVALTSIAQRFSYE